Genomic window (Corallococcus caeni):
TTCGAGGACGGATCAATTTCCCATCCGTAAGCAGGCCCCTCCCGCTGCCCGGCCCCTCGCTCGGGGGCCTATGCGTGGCCGCGAGGGGGTGGGAATGGGCGCGGAGGAGGGGGTCGGGGCGTGCCTGCTCGGCTGCTCTTGGGCGGGGGTTTTCGGGCCGGCGGCGGGTGGTTGGTTTTTTCAGGGGGTCGCGCGGGGCGAACTTCGGGGTCGGGCTCCGGAGGGTTTCACGGGTCCGCCGTTTCACGTGGAACGGGCTGGCCCCACGGGTCCGTGAAGCCGGCGGAGTTCGCGGGGGCCGGGGCGTCGCGGATGCGGGGCGCGGGTTCCGGATGGGCGGCCAGTTCGAGATTCGGGGTCGGTGGTGTGGAAGCCGTGCTGTCGGTCCGGGTGCCCGCGTCGGCGTTGGGGCGGAGTCGTTCCGAACGGCCAGCGACCGCGCGTTCCGCATCCGCGTTTCATGGGCCTGACCTTCAACGTCAGCGATTCATGAGGAGTGGCTCCGCTACCGCGCCGGGTTCCGTGACGGCATCGCCGCGACGAGCATGGAAGGAGCCGCATGCGCGCGTGTGGACTTCGCGCGGTTCGCGGCAGCACCGGATGGCGTCCGGTTCGACGCGCCCTCCGGATGCCCTTCTTCGCTCCGCCCCCCGGATGCGCTCCCCTCCTCCGCGTCCTCCGGATGCACTCCCCTCCTCCGCGTTTTCGCGGCGCCGACGTCGGCGTGCGCGATGCCGCAATGGCCGGGACCGCCGCGGCGTCATGTCGGCCCATCGTTGGAGGATCCGGCTGGGCGATGGCCGCGCCCGTGGTTCCACGTGGAACACGCATCGGCGAGGACATGCGCCATCGACCATCCATGCCGACTCCGTTGATGGGCTGGCCGTTCCTGAGTCCCACCGGAGGCATGAACCACCGCGCCTGGAGCGGCCCCCATCCTCACGGCTCCGCGTCCGTCCGGGCTGCGGATGCACCGGCGTGCTCCGCGCGCGGAACGGAATGGATGGAGCTGCCGGGCATCCCCATGGAACGGCGAAGAGGTCGACCGAAGTCATCGACCTGAGGCTGTCGCTGAGGCTGTCGGCTTCGGTTCGCGGAGCCGCGCTTCACGACGACCGCGTCACGGGATGCGGGTCCGTGCTCATCACACGTGACGGCGCCGGCGTTCAGGTCAGCGCCGCACGGAAGTAGCGGGTCGTAACGGCGCGGCGGTCCCCGCTTCGGACCGGCCATGCGTTTCACGTGGAGCACGCGCCATGTCGTGGCGCCCACCACGCCGCGAAGCACGGCCCGGCGCCTACCGCGAACCACGCCAGCCGAAGCGACCTTCTGAAGACGTGTCGCCTCACCCCTCATCCCCACGCGAGCACGGTGCCGCGCACGGGAGGTCCGAAGCCTTCCCACCGAAGGCGGTCTTTCCACATGAAGGGTGCGCCGGCGGCGCTGGTTCGCTTCACGGACCGGAGAAGTCGAAGGCGCTCCATCCAGGCCGGGCGTTCCACGTGGAACACGCTCACGCATGGATGGGCGCACGATGAGGCGACGGCCCGTCATCCGGCGTGGGCCCGTTCCTGCCATCACGAGCACTCGCGCGACGACTGACCTTCGGCCGCACATGGCCGCGCCCGCCCCCCATGCGGAGGACACGACAGGACGTTCCACGTGGAACACGCCAACGCTTTCACGAGCACTCGCGCGACGACGGTCCTTCAACTGGCGTGGCCCCGAGCGACCCCGTGCGGAGAACACGACAAGACGTTCCACGTGGAACACGCCGACGCCTTTACGAGCACTCGCGCGACGACGGTCTTTCAGCTGGCGTAGCCCCAACCGACACCAGCGCGGGCGCTGACAGGACGTTCCGCGTGGAGCACGCCAACGCCATCGCCATCACCCGCTGCGGCAACCGCTCGTGAGTAGGCGCAGGTCCATCCAACACGGAGCAGTGAAGACAGGGCGGGCGTTCCACGTGGAACACGCGCACGTCATCGCGGCCGCTCGTCGCGACGGCCTTGAGGCAGTTCGCGTGGACGACGCCGGCTCAAGCCACGGATCCGATGCGGGACGTGCCCCCTGGAACGCGCTCAAGCCGTTGCACGCACAGCGCTTCAAAAGAACGGTCCGCGCTTCCTAGGAACGAACTCACCATGGACCAGACCCAAGTGGAGGTTCCACGTGGAACACGCAGGCGGCTTCTCAGCACCATGCCCGTTGAAGACACCGCAGCCAGGGCCGGCGGATCCCCATGGAACACGCGCGCTTCTTCAAGCACCACGAACCGGGGGAGCGGTCTTCATTCTCCGGCGCGTGGTGCTGCGCCAGGCATGAGTTTCCCGTGGAGCAGGGCCACGCATCTACATGGCCTCGCTGCGCGGAACGGTCAGTGCTTGAAGTGGATGTGCTCGTCATCCGCCGTGCATCGAAGTCGGGACGTTCCACGTGGAACAGGTCCCGGAGCCGCATCCGCGACTCCCCTGCTCCGCATGACGGTCGAGGAAAGAGCAGCCGACCTGGCGCTTCCTTCCACTCATCTTCGCTTCGCATCCGCACGCAACAGCCGACGCGGCGAGCAGCACGCGGATCCGCTGCATGCGGGTCCTCGCATGGGTGCGGTGAATGCTTGATGCGCGGCCCTTCATGAAGTCCCCCGGCCACCTCCAGGGAACGCATCCAGCACGCCGCCCCTCACGCTGAAGGCCGGAGTCCGAGCGACCAACGGAGCCCCTCCTTGAGGTGTGTTCCACGTGGAACATGCGGGACCGGATGCTCGCCACGTCCCCTGCCCTGCGCTTCATCAAGCGCTTCAAGCCGGGCACTTCCACCACCGCGTCGACCAACTGGATACCGCTCCACTTGCTCGCAGGTACTTCGACCGGAGCCTCCGTGCGGACCGGAAGCCGCCCGTGTTCCACGTGGAACACCGTTCGACCGTGCGGCCCTTGCTCCCCATGGCGGCCTGTCCGTCAGCACCTGCTTCACAGGTTCGGACCCGGTTCGACGACTTCGCGCTCGTGCGCAGGTTCGGAAGTGCGGCGTGAAACGCACCGTCATGCACATGCCCGGTCCGGAGTTCCGACCGTCGGACCACGCCGGAACAACGGTGCGCGCTTCGTCCCCCGCGCACCGGCTCTCAGCTTCCACACGGGAAGGCGCCTTCACGCTCTCGGTGCCTCAACCCTGGGCTTCACCGACCAGACCTTCCGGCACCGCGTGTTCCACGTGGAACATGGCCAGCCATCCACGCGCCCCATCAACGCGGGGCTTCATGACGGGATGAGGCTGGAGGTTCCGCACAACAAAGGGGGGGACGCGTGGATCCATCGCCGCCGCATCTGCTTCATGCGTCCCGCGTCGGCAGTGCGGTTCACAGTGAGGCGTGTCCCCTGCCCTGCCTCCAGCGCTTCGCTTCATCCGGAGGCCGCGCCGGGGAACCGTTCCACGTGGAACATGGAGCGTCCCGCTCATTCTCATGACCCGAGCTTGGGTCCCAATCCCTGCGCTTCAATTCATCCACAGGCCGCACTGAGCACCGTTCCACGTGGAACGTGGGGCCTCGTGAGCACCGACCCGTGGACCTCGGAAATCCATCCACCGTCAGGCTCTCGCTGCGCGAACCCGGCTGTGGACGTTCCACGTGGAACACGCGCCGCCGCGATTTGCCTCAGCGTGACCAGGCGGCTCGCTGAAGCACGACGCGGTAGCCGTCCGGATCCTCGAAGGTCCTTCCGTTCGCGTCCCAGTACGGATTGCGCGACGGCACCGGCGCGAAGCCGGCGGCCTCCATGCGGTGGACTCGCGCCGACCACGCTTCCGGGTCCGGCACGTAGAACACCAGGAGGTGGTCCTCGGACGGGGCTCGCGGCGCTGGGTGTCCGCGCTCCACCGTGAACTCCAGGTGATACGGCGCACCCAGGTGCCCGAGCATCACGCCGTCGAACCCCGCGTGGTCCTCGAATCCTCCGAGCACCTCGAAGCCCAGCCCGTCCCGGTAGAAGCGCACCACCGCGTCCAGGTTCGTGGTCGGCCTCGCGACCCGCAGCTTCACCGTGTCCATGCGCAGCCCTCCCCTTCCGGAAACCGCATCCGAGTGGTGCCACACATCGGATGAGTTGACGCTCTTTTCGCGCGGCGCTCGGGCCTGCACCATGGGCCCATGACCACGAAACAGCAGCCCCTGAACTCCGGCTTCGGCGCGACCACCACCGCTCGTGAGGCGCTGGGCAACACGCGGCTGGATGGCATGGTCGCCATCGTGACCGGCGGCTACGCGGGCATCGGCCTGGAGACCACCCGCGCGCTCCAGGCCGCCGGTGCCACCGTCATCGTCCCCGCCCGGACACCCGACAAGGCCCGCGCCGCGCTCACCGGATGGGAGCGCGTGGAGCTGGAGCAGCTCGACCTCATCGACCCGGCTTCCGTTGATGCGTTCGCATCGCGCTTCCTCGCGTCCGGCCGGCCCCTGCACCTGCTCATCAACAACGCGGGCGTCATGGCCGGGCCGCTCCGCCGCGATGCGCGCGGGTTCGAATCCCAGTTCGCCACCAACCACCTGGGCCACTTCCAGCTCACCGCCCGGCTCTGGCCCGCGCTGAAGCAGGCGAACGGCGCGCGCGTGGTGTGCTTGTCGTCGCGCGGCCACTTCTTCTCCGGCGTCGACTTCGAGGACCCCTTCTTCCAGCAGCGCCCCTACGACCCGTGGGTCGCCTACGGACAGTCGAAGACCGCGAACATCCTCTTCGCTGTCGGGCTCGATGCGCGCGGCGAAGCCCACCGCGTGCGCGCGTTCGCCGTGCACCCCGGCGGCATCCTCACGGAGCTGGTCCGGTCCATGCCCGAAGAAGAGGTCCGCGCCTCCATCGAGAACTCCAACAAGATCGAACCGCTGAAGACGCCCGAGCAGGGCGCCGCGACCACGGTCTGGTGCGCGACCAGTCCCCAGCTCGCGGGCAAGGGTGGCGTCTATTGCGAGAACGTCGACATCGCCGTGATGGCGCCCACCGATGCCACGGTCCGGCGCGGGGTGAAGGACTTCGCCGTGGATCCGAAGCGGGCCGACCGACTGTGGTCCGCGAGCGAGGCGTGGACCGGCGTTCGCTTCAACCCGTGATGCGCGGTCCTGGATGGAGTGTTCGAACCCCTGTCGAACGCCGCCCCGCGGATCCGGTGTCACACCCGGACCTGACCGGGTGACTCAAGGCCGCGGAAACAGCTTCCACGCGCGCTCCAGATGGAGCCCGGGACGCAGCGCATGGAAGGACACGCGCAGCTCCCGCCCGTCCGGCTCCGAGTACGTGAGCGTGACGTTCGATCACCTTCAGCATGGATGGGGTCTCCACCACGTCGTGCTCGCTCCAAAGGCGCGCGAACTCCGGGCTCGCGGCCTGGAGCTTCTCCACCAGCGCATCGAACCCGCTGCGGTCCGCGGCCCTCGCGGCGTCCAGCCGGAACCCCGCCACGGCCCGGCGCACCGCCTGCGCCCACGTCGGCATGCTCGCGCGACGGTCCGGATTCATGAACAGCTCCCACAGCGCGTTGCGCCCCCCCCGGAGCAGGCCGTGCCAGGTCCGAATAGAGGACCGTTGCCGCCGCGTTCCACGCAATGAGGTCCCAGCGCCGCATGGAGACCAGCGCCGGAAAGGGATGCGCGTCGAGGAGCCGTTGAAGCGCGTCGCTGACCGGATCCGCTGCGCTCACGGCCCTGGGCGCGGGCCGGCCGTGCGCCAGTTCGAAGATGTGCAAACGCTCCGTCAGCGTGAGCCGGGGCGCGGCCACCAAGCGCTCCAGCAGCGGCTCCGAGACGTGGATGTCCCTCCCCTGCTCCAGTCACGTGTACCCACTGACGCCCA
Coding sequences:
- a CDS encoding VOC family protein; amino-acid sequence: MDTVKLRVARPTTNLDAVVRFYRDGLGFEVLGGFEDHAGFDGVMLGHLGAPYHLEFTVERGHPAPRAPSEDHLLVFYVPDPEAWSARVHRMEAAGFAPVPSRNPYWDANGRTFEDPDGYRVVLQRAAWSR
- a CDS encoding oxidoreductase, with the translated sequence MTTKQQPLNSGFGATTTAREALGNTRLDGMVAIVTGGYAGIGLETTRALQAAGATVIVPARTPDKARAALTGWERVELEQLDLIDPASVDAFASRFLASGRPLHLLINNAGVMAGPLRRDARGFESQFATNHLGHFQLTARLWPALKQANGARVVCLSSRGHFFSGVDFEDPFFQQRPYDPWVAYGQSKTANILFAVGLDARGEAHRVRAFAVHPGGILTELVRSMPEEEVRASIENSNKIEPLKTPEQGAATTVWCATSPQLAGKGGVYCENVDIAVMAPTDATVRRGVKDFAVDPKRADRLWSASEAWTGVRFNP
- a CDS encoding MmyB family transcriptional regulator, encoding MRGTRRQRSSIRTWHGLLRGGRNALWELFMNPDRRASMPTWAQAVRRAVAGFRLDAARAADRSGFDALVEKLQAASPEFARLWSEHDVVETPSMLKVIERHAHVLGAGRAGAARVLPCAASRAPSGARVEAVSAALSHPVRSGCDTGSAGRRSTGVRTLHPGPRITG